GCATTCACCACCAAAGACAGGGCCGGCACTATGGCGTCGTGGAGGCTTAGCAGTACCCAAAGGCAGGCCAGCACATAGCCGATGGCCATGGCAGGCACCAGGGTTTGGGCAACCGATGCGATGCGCTTAACGCCCCCCAGGGTCACGGCCGCCACCAGCACAGTCAGCACGCTGGCTGTCACCCAGGTGGGCACGGCAAAGGCCACCGTCATGGCATCGCTGATGGCATTGACCTGAGCGAAGGTACCTATACCGAAAAAGGCCACCCCCACCCCGAACATGGCAAAGAGCTTGGCGAGCCAGCCAAGGCCAAGTCCGCGTTCAATGTAATACATGGGGCCACCGGCGATATTGCCTCTGGCGTCGGTGGTGCGGTATTTGAGCGCCAGCAAACACTCGGCGTATTTGGTGGCCATGCCAAAAAAGGCCGCCACCCACATCCAAAACAGCGCACCCGGCCCACCGAGCTTGATGGCGGTGGCGACCCCAACTATGTTGCCCGTGCCTATGGTGGCCGAAAGTGCGGTGCAAAGCGCCCCAAAGGACGACAGCTCCCCCTTTCCGGAGGCGGGTTTAAAGAGCAGTGGCAGGGCGAGGGGTAATTTGACCAGCTGCAGTAGCTTCAAGCGAACGGTGAAGTACACGCCGGTGCCCACCAACAAACACAGGGTCACAGGACCCCAAACAATAGCGTTCAACTGCGTCAGCAGTGCGTGAAAATCCATAGCATCCTCGGTTATTAAACAAACGACATTAATAAACGGAGGAGGAAAAGAAATGGCTGCGAACCAAGGTGGAAGAGACCTGTGGCAAAAGGCCACCCGGGGAGGGTGGTGCAATCATCCTCTCCTCTGTCCTTTTGCCTGAGCGTTTCACCCCAAAGGGGCTTTCGCCTTCGGCGCCCGGTGCCGATTACAGCTGACATGCTCGATGCCAAAAGTAACTGACCGGATCTCTCCAGAGGCTCGTCCAGTAGCAGTCCACACCAGGTCAATTCCTGGCACCTGAAAGAGTCCTTCGACTTGCATCGAAGTTGGCCTCGTCGGTGTGGGGCATGCCCCAACTCTCCTGCTACCTTCATCCGAACGGAACCCGCGGTTTGGCCGCGGGGGCAGCAAGATTGCCAGAAGCCGGGGATACAGGCAACAGGTCGCAAGGGAAGCGTGACGCCCATCATGCTTGCCAACGTCCTTTGCCTGTAACCTTTGTTAGTGTTCTGCAATACAATCCGCCGCAAAGCCAGCAATCCAAACCTTTAGCATCAATCACTTACAAAAGGTCTCAAGCCGGTTACGACCACAACAGAATCCTTACCCCAAAGTGTGAGCCACTGCCCGGTGATAAAAGGCCCAGCCACTAGAATCTGCGCCCCGAATACCCGATTGATTTCACACGGATTGAGCCACATGAAATTGAACAAAGTCACCCTGACGCTGGCGCTGCTTGCCAGCACCCAACTCACTGCCTGTATGGGCCAAATGGGCCTGAGCAGCATGCTGACCCAGGGCAACCTGTCGGCGGTGGATAACCGCTATGGCCGCGCTGGTCTGTACATGCTGTTGGCGCCGGTTTATGGTCTCACCGCCACAGCCGACCTCTTTATTTTCAACAGTATCGAATTCTGGACCGGCAAAAACCCTATCACCGGCAAGTCTCCGGCTTTGGTGGACATGCCCGCCAAGACCATTATCAAGGTCAACGATAAGCTGGATAAGGAGCTGACCGATGCGCCGCTCAAGGGCGCCCTGGGCGCCAACAACCGCCAGCAGATTGAAAATGCTCAGTTTGTTGCCATCGATGACAACACCCTGACCATGTTGGTGCGCTTCAGCGATGGCCGCGACCAAACCATGACAGGTAAGCGCAGCGGCGAAGGGGTGGACTTCTTTGTCGACAATCACTTTGTGACCCGCGTAAGTATCGAGGAGCTTAGCGCCTACGCCGCCAACCGCTGAGCACAGAGTTGGCATAAGCCAGACATCCGCCGCTGCTTCACGCCCTGACTTTTTGCTCAGGGCATCTGCCAGCGGCAAAGTCTTGAGGTTAACCATTCCAGGTAAGCGCCGCCATTCTCAAGTTTTGGACCAAATCCGTCATTCCCTCCGGTATCCAGCTGATCTTTCCCGCTTGTTTTAACGTAGTTTTTCCCAAAGCAGCAGGTTATCCTTTGTCCAGTTATTGCCGGCAACACCTGGCAGTGACGGCCGAACTAAGGAGAGGTAATGACGCCGATAGTCGCCATGCAGGAGATACACAAGAGTTTTCAGGACGGTGCAGAGCGACACCGGGTACTGGATAATCTCACCCTGGAAATCCACCCCGGTGAAACTGTCGCCCTCACAGGTCCCAGCGGCAGCGGCAAGAGCACCCTGCTCAATCTGATTGCCGGGTTCGATGGTCCCGACGATGGCCACATCCGCCTCCTTGGCAGACCCACCCATGAGTTCAGCGCCAAAGACTGGGACGCGTTTCGCCGCCGCGAGCTTGGCATGGTGTTTCAGCAGTTCAACCTGCTGGAACCGTTAAATGTGCAGGCCAATATTCATTTTCCCCTCGCTTTAAACGGTCTGCCCTGGGATGACTGGTGCAATACCCTGGCAAGCCGTTTGGGGCTGACCGAGCTTCTGTCCCGCCCGGTGGACAGCCTCTCCGGCGGTCAGCAGCAAAGGGTCGCCATCGCCCGTGCTCTGGCCCAGCGCCCGCCGCTGCTGCTTGCCGATGAACCCACAGGCAACCTGGATGAGCACGCCGGCGACGAGGTGATGACCCTGCTCACCAGCCTCGCCCGGGAAAGCAATACCGCCATCCTGATGGTGACCCACAGCGAGCGCTGCGCCGCCTTTATGCAAAGACGCTGGCACCTCAGCAATGGCCAGATTGCAGAGGGCCAGCGGTCCGCAGGTGGCAGTCCGGCGACTCAACAACTCGTGCCGGACTCGGACAGGCCGGGCCGGGCATAAGCATGGGCACGACTCAAACAGCACCCACCCAACATGGCCTGTGGCTGAGCCTCAAGGTCTTTGTGGGCCATTACCGCCGTGCGCCGCTGCAGGCCGGGGCCATTTTGCTGGGCATTATCCTCTCCGTGGTACTGCTCACGGCCGTCAAAAGCATCAATGAAAATGCCCGTGCCAGCTACCGCGAGGCCACGGCGCCCCTTTCTGGCCGCGCCGCCTTTACCCTGCTGCCGGCAGGGGGCGCCGCGTTTCTCAGCGATGACATTTATTTTCGCCTCAGTCGCCAGGGCCTTAAGTTGCTGCCGAGATTAAACGGCGTCATCACCGACGATAGCGGCAGACGCTTTTACATCGACGGTATCGACATCATCGCCGCCACTTCTGCGGCCGGTTCCGCGGCGACCTCCAGTTCTGATCCCCAAAGTCCTGCGCCCCAGAGCGCATCGGCCAAATCCGGCAGCCCCCTCTCTGCCAACCTTGACCTGGCAAGCCTGCTCAGCGGCGAGCCTGTATTGCTGCTAAGCCAAAGCCACCTCGAAAAGATTCAGGCCGCAGGCGACGTCACCCTGAGTGGCAAGGAAATAACCCTGATTGGTTTGGATGACAGTTATGGCCTTGGCAGCGCCATGGTGGCCGACCTGTCCTTTGCCAAAGCCGCGCTGAAGACGTCCGATACACTGAGCAGCATTGAGGTGCTGGATAACATCGGCCTCGATGCCTTAAAACAGCATCTGCAACAGGCCGGTATCGCTATTTCAAGCCTTGAAATCGTTGCCGAAGATAATGGGGCGGCACTCAGTGAACTCACCGGCAGTTTTCATTTAAGCCTCAAGGCCATGGGGCTGCTGTCTTTTGTGGTGGGGCTCTTTATCGCCTACAACGGCGTGCGTTACAGCCTGATGAAGCGCACCCGGCTTTTATTGCAGCTGCGCCAGCTGGGTGTGGGGCAGCGGGAACTTCTGGGCGCCCTGACGCTGGAGCTGATGCTGATGGTTAGCCTCGGCGCCTTAGCCGGGTTTGTGCTGGGGCTGTGGCTGGGTCAGGTGCTTATGCCACTGGTCGCCATGACACTGGAGCAAATCTACGGCGCTCGCCTCTTGCCCGGCCACTGGCAACCAGCCTGGTTTATTGAAGCCTTTGGCCTGACCGCCGCCGCGAGCCTCTTTGCCTGCATCCCCCTGATGGCAAGGTTGGTGGCCACGCCGCTCGCCAGCAGTCGTCATCAGGCGGCAAGTCAGGGATTCGATACCCGAATGCAGCGGCTGCAGCTTACTGTTGCCGCCGCGCTGCTCCTGCTGGCGCTGCTGATAACCCTGGTGGAGCCTCAAGTAAGCCAGTATCTGCGGGAGCAGCAACTGCCACGGCTGTTGCCGATTTATAGCCTGGGGCTGATTGCGCTGGTGACGCTGGCAACGCCGCTGCTGTTACCCAGCCTGCTGGCGCGGCTGCCTGCGCTATTTTCCAGGCCAGGCCTCTACAGACCTGGGCTGTCACACTACCTGGTGGCCGAGCTTAAGGTACTGGCACCGCCCATGTCGCTGGCCATGATGGCCATGCTGCTGGCGCTGTCGGCCAATATCGCCATGACGACCCTGGTGGGCAGTTTTGAAGGCACCTTAAAGGCCTGGCTCAACCAGAGGCTCCATGCCGATATTTACTTAAGGCCCGGCGACAGCCGCATGCAGGAGGTCATGGCAAAACTCGATGGCGACAGCCGCATCAGCGCCAGCTACCGCCAATATTCCAGCCCCGCCGTGCTCACAGGCCAGGGTAACAGCGATACCCGCTTCCGCCTGCTGGCGCGGGATAGCCTGTCGGTACGGGAAACCAGCACCTTGAAGCTATTCGATGACACGCTGTGGCAAGCCATGGAGCAAGGCGGCAGGCAAATTCTGGTGAATGAGCCCATGGCGCTGCGGCTCAATATTCAGCTTGGAGATACCCTGGATGTGGCCGTTGGCGGCCAACGCCTGAACCTGGTGGTTGCCGGCATTTTTTACGATCACGGTAATCAGCAGTTTGAAACCCTTATCGAGGAAGCGTTATGGCTTGAGCTGGGGCTCTCCCCCATTCCCATGAGTCTGGCGCTGAGTTGCAACGCGTGCGACGCCGAGCAGCTTGCCAACGACCTTGCCGGGGAGCTTGAGCTGTCACGCTCGCTGATTTTCAGCCAGCAGAACATCAAAAAAATTGCCATCACCATGTTTGGCCGCACCTTTGAAATCACCGCAAGCCTCGGCACTCTCACCCTGCTCGTGGCCTCCATTGGCCTGTTCTCGGCGCTGTCCATGCTCTCCGCCAGCCGCGAAAATCCGCTGGCGCGGCTGCACGCCCTGGGGGTGAGCCGCCGGGAGCTGCTGTTAATGAGCGCAGTGCAAATGCTGCTGATGGTGCTGGCCACCGCATTGCTTGCGGTGCCCGTGGCCTGGATACTCGCCTGGCTATTGATCCACAAGGTCATTTTGCTCTCGTTCGGCTGGAGCCTCACCATGGATTGGCAATGGCTGCCGGTACTTACCGCCATAGGTGCGGCGCTGCTGTCGGCCTCGCTGGCCCTCGCCTGGCCCCTGTGGCGTCAAAGCCGTCGCCCGCTAATCCGCAGTTTGCAGCAGGAGGCGAATTGATATGAGCTTAGCCATGAAAATCAAGCTCTTGCCCCTGCTTGCGCTGGCTTTATTGCTGACCTCTGGCTGTGGCAAAAGCGGCGACAATCGGCATCAGGCCCCAGACACAGCGGCCCCCGGCATGGGGGAGCTGATGGCGGGGGATATTGCAGGCTTCGATACCGTGAGCCCCGGCACACCCCTGAGTTTTCCTGCCGACCACGGCCCCCACAATAATTTCCGCCAGGAGTGGTGGTATCTTACCGCCAACCTCACAACCGCCAGCGGCGAGCCTTTGGGGCTGCAGTGGACCCAGTTTCGGGTGGCGCTGAAACCAGAACCCGACTCGGCATTGCCGGGTGGCAATCAGCACAGCGCCGACGACGGCTGGCACAGCCGCCAGCTGTGGTTTGCCCACGCCGCCGTCACCCGCGAGCACAGCCATGTGGCTGCCGAGCAATGGTCCCGTGGCCACAGCCAACTTGCAGCCGCTGGC
This sequence is a window from Shewanella zhangzhouensis. Protein-coding genes within it:
- a CDS encoding alanine/glycine:cation symporter family protein, with protein sequence MDFHALLTQLNAIVWGPVTLCLLVGTGVYFTVRLKLLQLVKLPLALPLLFKPASGKGELSSFGALCTALSATIGTGNIVGVATAIKLGGPGALFWMWVAAFFGMATKYAECLLALKYRTTDARGNIAGGPMYYIERGLGLGWLAKLFAMFGVGVAFFGIGTFAQVNAISDAMTVAFAVPTWVTASVLTVLVAAVTLGGVKRIASVAQTLVPAMAIGYVLACLWVLLSLHDAIVPALSLVVNAAFTPVAAGGGFLGATVALAIQTGIARGVFSNESGLGSAPIAAATARTKEPVEQGLVSMTGTFFDTLIICTMTGLVLIITGVWSGDSAGAAMTSAAFSAATDPLLGQYLVTVALVCFAFTTILGWNYYGERCWSYLTNGRYAGLYRLFFLLLIAGGAFIKLDLIWLLADVVNGLMAIPNLIALIGLRSVIIAESQCYFGAAGTRSAMTVGKAPLEGPSKEAEDGLLS
- a CDS encoding DUF3332 domain-containing protein; this translates as MKLNKVTLTLALLASTQLTACMGQMGLSSMLTQGNLSAVDNRYGRAGLYMLLAPVYGLTATADLFIFNSIEFWTGKNPITGKSPALVDMPAKTIIKVNDKLDKELTDAPLKGALGANNRQQIENAQFVAIDDNTLTMLVRFSDGRDQTMTGKRSGEGVDFFVDNHFVTRVSIEELSAYAANR
- a CDS encoding ABC transporter ATP-binding protein, whose translation is MTPIVAMQEIHKSFQDGAERHRVLDNLTLEIHPGETVALTGPSGSGKSTLLNLIAGFDGPDDGHIRLLGRPTHEFSAKDWDAFRRRELGMVFQQFNLLEPLNVQANIHFPLALNGLPWDDWCNTLASRLGLTELLSRPVDSLSGGQQQRVAIARALAQRPPLLLADEPTGNLDEHAGDEVMTLLTSLARESNTAILMVTHSERCAAFMQRRWHLSNGQIAEGQRSAGGSPATQQLVPDSDRPGRA
- a CDS encoding ABC transporter permease, which produces MGTTQTAPTQHGLWLSLKVFVGHYRRAPLQAGAILLGIILSVVLLTAVKSINENARASYREATAPLSGRAAFTLLPAGGAAFLSDDIYFRLSRQGLKLLPRLNGVITDDSGRRFYIDGIDIIAATSAAGSAATSSSDPQSPAPQSASAKSGSPLSANLDLASLLSGEPVLLLSQSHLEKIQAAGDVTLSGKEITLIGLDDSYGLGSAMVADLSFAKAALKTSDTLSSIEVLDNIGLDALKQHLQQAGIAISSLEIVAEDNGAALSELTGSFHLSLKAMGLLSFVVGLFIAYNGVRYSLMKRTRLLLQLRQLGVGQRELLGALTLELMLMVSLGALAGFVLGLWLGQVLMPLVAMTLEQIYGARLLPGHWQPAWFIEAFGLTAAASLFACIPLMARLVATPLASSRHQAASQGFDTRMQRLQLTVAAALLLLALLITLVEPQVSQYLREQQLPRLLPIYSLGLIALVTLATPLLLPSLLARLPALFSRPGLYRPGLSHYLVAELKVLAPPMSLAMMAMLLALSANIAMTTLVGSFEGTLKAWLNQRLHADIYLRPGDSRMQEVMAKLDGDSRISASYRQYSSPAVLTGQGNSDTRFRLLARDSLSVRETSTLKLFDDTLWQAMEQGGRQILVNEPMALRLNIQLGDTLDVAVGGQRLNLVVAGIFYDHGNQQFETLIEEALWLELGLSPIPMSLALSCNACDAEQLANDLAGELELSRSLIFSQQNIKKIAITMFGRTFEITASLGTLTLLVASIGLFSALSMLSASRENPLARLHALGVSRRELLLMSAVQMLLMVLATALLAVPVAWILAWLLIHKVILLSFGWSLTMDWQWLPVLTAIGAALLSASLALAWPLWRQSRRPLIRSLQQEAN